A genomic window from Leptolyngbya sp. BL0902 includes:
- a CDS encoding peptidoglycan-binding domain-containing protein — MPGVLPSPTFPWPSPLPLAPGDQGEAVQHLQRALAQGGWYQGEIDGYYGSNTALAVQAFQSHQGLPVNGIADPDTWQSLLFSLEPQRIWAVLPLLSADSLTFTPLVVAQPSPPPSPLWLLLMAFIPLLGGGLTYLHHHWQVRRKP, encoded by the coding sequence ATGCCTGGAGTCCTTCCTTCGCCTACCTTCCCCTGGCCCAGCCCTCTCCCCCTTGCGCCGGGAGATCAGGGAGAAGCTGTTCAGCACCTCCAACGCGCCCTCGCCCAAGGGGGCTGGTATCAAGGGGAGATCGACGGATACTACGGCAGCAACACGGCCCTCGCTGTCCAAGCCTTTCAGTCTCACCAAGGGCTCCCAGTCAACGGCATCGCTGACCCAGACACCTGGCAATCTCTCCTGTTTAGCCTAGAGCCCCAGCGTATTTGGGCCGTGCTGCCCCTACTCTCGGCTGATAGCCTTACCTTTACGCCCCTCGTGGTGGCTCAGCCTTCTCCGCCGCCCTCGCCCCTATGGCTGCTGCTGATGGCCTTTATTCCCCTGCTAGGAGGGGGGCTCACCTACCTCCACCACCATTGGCAAGTTCGCCGCAAACCCTAG